The segment CCGTCCCCGATTCTGTTATCAAAATTTCTGGTAGATGTTGACAGCACATTTGTCTCAGGTCTCACTCTGGCCTGATTACCCATACAAAGTGAACAACCGGGTATTTCAACCCTGGCTCCTATTTGAGAATAAATTGAATAGTAACCTTCCTCTTTGAGCTTTGCTTCATCCATTTTAGTAGGGGGAGTCACCCAGATTCTCGTCTGAGGATATTTCTCACCTTCCCATATTTTTCCAGCGGCTCTGAAGTGTCCGATATTGGTCATGCAGGATCCCACAAAAACCTCATCTATATTGGTCCCGGCAACTTCGGAAAGCAGCTTGACATCATCCGGATCATTGGGACAGGCAAGAATCGGTTCTTTTATATCATTCAGATCTATTTCAAGGACTGCGGCATATTCCGCATCCTTATCCCTCTCAAGCAGTTCAGGCTTCTCAAGCCATTTTTCACAGTCTTCAATCCTCTTTTTCAATGTATCTGCGTACTGATAGCCGTCTTCAATCATTTTCTTCATGAGGGCAATATTACTCTTAAGATACTCTGCAACACTGTCTTCGGAAAGTTTCATAGTAGCCCCTGCAGCCGATCTTTCCGCTGAAGCATCGGTCAATTCAAAAGCCTGCTCAACAGTCAAATCAGGCAGTCCTTCCATTTCAACGATGCGACCGTTAAAAATATTCTTTTTACCGGCCTTTTCTACAGTAAGAAGACCTTCCTGTATTGCAAAATAGGGAATGGCATTCACTACATCCCTTAATGTTATACCAGGATTTAATTCTCCTTTAAATTTCACAAGAACTGACTCTGGCATATCAAGAGGCATAAAGCCAAGTGCACCGGCAAAAGCAACCAATCCGGAACCTGCAGGAAAAGAAATGCCTATGGGAAATCTGGTATGGGAATCACCGCCTGTACCAACCGTATCCGGAAGAAGCAGTCTGTTTAGCCAGGAGTGGATAACACCGTCACCCGGCTTCAGAGCAACACCTTCCCTTTCGGTAATAAAATCCGGAAGGCTCTTGTGCATTTTCACATCGGCTGACTTGGGATATGCAGCAGTATGGCAGAAAGACTGCATAAACAAATCAGTCTGAAATTTCAAACATGCAAGTTCTTTCAATTCATCCGCAGTCATCGGCCCCGTTGTATCCTGCGAACCTACAGTTGTCATTTTGGGCTCACAGGAAGTTCCCGGAAGAACACCGGCTTCGCCGCAGGCTTTACCAACAATCTTTTGAGCAAGGGAATAGGCCTGTCCCGGCTTTGGTTTCGGATTGTCCGGTTTGATAAACAGTTCGGACTCATTCATACCAAGAGCTGCCCTGGCCTTGTTGGTAAGAGAACGGCCGATAATCAGATTCAGTCTGCCTCCGGCCTTATAT is part of the Flexistipes sp. genome and harbors:
- a CDS encoding bifunctional aconitate hydratase 2/2-methylisocitrate dehydratase, whose product is MLKEYEDHVQEREKLGIPPLPLSPELTKEVCEKLENPEDKKEQDYLLYLLKERVAPGVDPASKVKAEWLNKVATGEVKSPAVSAEDAVDILGTMLGGYNVQYLVELLKDDKLGKKAAEALKTTILVYDAFDDVLELSKSNSNAKEVIKSWAEGEWFTSKPDFPKEMKLKVYKVEGETNTDDFSPAKHAWSRPDIPMHALAMGESRFPEGNETIKKFREEGYKVAFVGDVVGTGSSRKSACNSVMWHIGEDIPNVPNKRNAGVVIGGLIAPIFFNTTEDSGGLPVMCDVTGMNTGDVIILDFEKGEVRKDDGTVLTNFELKPKTLRDEYKAGGRLNLIIGRSLTNKARAALGMNESELFIKPDNPKPKPGQAYSLAQKIVGKACGEAGVLPGTSCEPKMTTVGSQDTTGPMTADELKELACLKFQTDLFMQSFCHTAAYPKSADVKMHKSLPDFITEREGVALKPGDGVIHSWLNRLLLPDTVGTGGDSHTRFPIGISFPAGSGLVAFAGALGFMPLDMPESVLVKFKGELNPGITLRDVVNAIPYFAIQEGLLTVEKAGKKNIFNGRIVEMEGLPDLTVEQAFELTDASAERSAAGATMKLSEDSVAEYLKSNIALMKKMIEDGYQYADTLKKRIEDCEKWLEKPELLERDKDAEYAAVLEIDLNDIKEPILACPNDPDDVKLLSEVAGTNIDEVFVGSCMTNIGHFRAAGKIWEGEKYPQTRIWVTPPTKMDEAKLKEEGYYSIYSQIGARVEIPGCSLCMGNQARVRPETNVLSTSTRNFDNRIGDGAQVYLGSAELTAITGLLGKLPSVDDYMDIINKKVTPNKEEIYKYLEFDKMGKVKLTYS